ACAATCTCTTTTGAAGAACGATTTTTATTACATCTAAATGAGAATATGGATGGTAATATGTGATGGTGTCCGAAAAATAAATTTAATGAAAATGAAGTAGCTAAGTCTCTTGAGGAAATTAGAGAACTTGAATATTGGCAAGCCCATTTCCTGAGGGAGATGGAATTAATTTTCTAATGATGGTTACATAAAAGGAGATTGAACATATGATGTTAATTGAAAAGTTCCCTAGAAATGTAAGACTCACTATAGGTCCGTATGAACAATGTCCATGCGGTTCTAAAAAAAGTTTCAAATTTTGCTGTAAACCAAAATCGACCGAACATAAACACAATTGGAAGGAATACCGTAAACATCCTGATAAGCGCAAAAAGTATGAATATGTAAAGAATTGGAATGATACTGCGTTTGAAATATGCCTAGCATTTGATCACGAAGAATGTAGAGGTAATATTAAAAATGCTCACTCAATACAAAAAAAACGAATATTGAATAGAATCAGTCGAGATGGACACCTCTATCAATTTATACCAGATCATGTGGGAGATATAGTTTTAGCTAAGTTTGATCGTGTAAGCATCAATAAGGCCAGTACATTTCAAGGATTTTGCGATTTCCACGATAATAAATTATTTCTTCCAATTGAAGCTTCAGATTATTGTAATGAAGCAAGACAAAATTTCTTGTTCTCTTTTAGGCCTCTAGCTCTTGAATGTCATAATAAAATAAGGGACTTAACTTTTAGAATGAATATTTTTAGTGAGCGCCCTGATCTGACGATAAATGAAGCAATGGTTTATGATTATCGAACCGCACAACTAAATGAAAGAGAATTCAAGAAAGAATATGAAGTTTTTAAGAAAGATTATAGTGAGAAGAATTTTAATAATATTCGCACCTTTTATTTGAAGTTAGATTTTGAAGTGAATTTTGCAACAAGTGGGGCTTTTTCAGTAGAATTTGATATGAATGGGCAGCAAATAAATGAAAATCAAATGCTTAGCGAAATTCAAGAAATTAAGCTTATTTATTTAACAATCTATCCCCTAGAAAATAGTACAAATATAATTCTTTCATATCATTTAAGAAATGATAAATCGTACAATAGACTTTTCGAACAACTAGAAAATGCCTCACAGACACAAATTTTAAAATACTTAAATAAGATAGTGATTAATGGAACCGAAAATATATATTTTAGTCAGAACTTTATAGAAAACTTGAAAGAAGCAGAAAAAGATTCTTTGTTAATAAGTTTTCAAGCAAGTTTAAAACCGTTATTAGCTAAGAAGTTATACGAAGAAAACAACGACTACAGATTTGATCTTTTCACAACCTAAAGTAGCGGTAGCAGTAATTAATACCTTTATCACGCTTGAATTGAACTTTAACGTCAGTTACTCCGAGCATTAATAATATTAAATTGGCCCAAGTATTTGACCTTTCAAGATTAATCAGGAAGATTTTAACTTCGCCTAACATAATATTCTAGCTGCGGCTCCGATGGAGCCTTGGTCTGGGATGGATTTCTAAGAGGGATTTCAGCAGACAACCCCTTCGGGGGTTCATGAATAGAGGAACGTTAGATGAAATCATTTGCAAAAACATTAACGAAAGTGAGAGCAAAGATGACGAAAAAGAATGTTGATTATACTAATGCAATGAGCTTAATAGAATTATCAGATGAGGTTTACGAATTATTTGATAGTCGAATGTCCTTGATGAACCTGAAAACGAATAAATATAGTAGTATCATTATTTCTTTGATGTACATTATGGAAAATACCAGCCAAGCTATTAGATATTTAATTAAGAATAGTTTTGTAATTCCTGCTGTTACATTGGCGAGAGTAAGATTGGAACAAGCTATTGTCTTTTCGTATCTTATTCATGCAGAAGAATCAAATGGATTTCAGCCATTCATTGCTCACATTCCAATTAGTGAATATTAAAATCTTCTTTAGCAATAACTGAGCAGAAGTTAGCAAAAAATCTTACAGAACTAGATTTAGAAACTTTAAAGCTAGCAGCTAAATCAATGCAAGCAAGATTTTCCTCTGAGTCTGAAGGGGAGAGATTTGACAAGAAATGGACAAAACTTGATTTATTATCAATGGCAAAGGCAAGAGACCACATGACAATGGATTTAGATGAAGTGCTAAGTTATAGACTAGAAATAGATTATAAATCGCTTTATAAAGAAGCTAGTTCACTTATACATTTCGACGGTAATTCCATCTTGACTTATACAAATTATTACGTTTCTCGTAACGAAGAACATTTAATAATTGGATCGAAATCAACATGGGCACCGATGGCTGCTGCATTTAACGTCCATTACGATATTATTAATATCTCTGAAACAGCGAAGATTCTAGACATTAATATTAATGAAGAATTACATGAGGTCTACAATAAGTATAAGTTACAAATAGAAAAGATTTATTTGGGTGAATCAGAGAAGGCAGATGACGTCACCTAACACAAAATCCACGCATCTGGCATTCGCCCGTGGCTCGGCACGAAGTTAGAAGTAGGATCAGAGGGGCATTTCAGTAGCAGAGAAGCGGAATCAGCCAGACACATTCTCACCACCTCAAGCCCCTTACAGGACTTAAGATGGTGCGGCGTCGTGAATACGATAACGTTAGATGAAATCAGCCAATGCTTGACTAAACACAATAGTTCCGGATGAAATATGGAAAGAAAATATCGTCCCTTACAAAAATATTCGGATCCAGCAATAAGAGATAATGGCGTTCTTGGACTAGCCTATATAGCTAGAACCAAAGAAAATCTGGAAAAACACAAGGTGAAACCAATAATATTAAAAGAGCTTAAACAAAATCATCAAAATGAAGGGCGAGTAAAAGACGCAATTGATGATGTAAATCTATATATGAAATGGGAAATTGGAATATCAAAGAAATAATACTGAAGTAAAGACTCATTTTGATAGTATATCGAAGAAGGGCTGACATCATCTAACATCATATCCACGCATCGGAGCCTGACGGCTCCTCGGTTCGCCCGAAGGAGTTTGTCAGGAGAGTGGAATCAGGCGGACACATCCCCACCGACTTAAAGCTGCTGGCGCAGCCTTAAGTCGGTGGGACGTCGTGGATACAGGAACGTTAGATGAAAGATAAGTAAAAACAAGAGAGGTTATTTACATGGGAGTAGCCTATACATTAGATTGCAAACAGTGCTCTTATAATCATAAAGTTTTTTTAGGAATAGGGTTTAATTATATAAATTTGAAAACTATTTTAGAGTGGTATGAACAAGAAGAAGGTCGACAACAAATCAAAAAATATATGAACGAAGAGGATATACATTTTGAATGTTATGACGGATTATACGTTTGCGAACAATGTGGGTATTTACTGAATCGTACATTTCTACATATAATCTCAAAAGATTATTTCTATATAAACAGTTACGACTGTCCACTTTGTCATGTACAAATGCCTCAAAAACCTTTGTTAGATGAAATAGAAGAAATTTCTTTAAAGTGTCCTGACTGTGAGGAAGAAAAATTAGAAATACAATCATATATGGACTGGGATTAAACTCTTTTATGTCAATCATAAAATTGATTAGTGAAATTTGAAGGTCACTCAATGAAGACTTATCCATCATCTAACATAATATTTACGCTACGGGCATACGCCCTTGATCCGGCATTCGCCGGACACTCGACATACGTCGAGTCGTGAATACAGAGACGTTATCGGAATTTCTCATAAAATATACTGAATAAAAAAATGTACAGGAGGTGTAAAGAATGTTCAGCATGTATGAAATATCCCAGGAAGAACATGAGATGATTATAAGAGCAAACGATCAATTTGGATTAATCTTTGAAGTATGTTTAGACGCAATAGAGTTATCTTGGACATTTACTAAAAATTATCAGATCAGTGCCTGGATATTTGCTGGTTTTTTATCTCAAACCAATAATTCGTTGTATTTAGCGATTTTATCATTAATTAGAAGGCATACTGTTCAAACAAGCTTTAATTTACGTTTATCAATTGAGTCTGCAGTATTGGCCTGTTATGCATTATATAATCCTAAAATCGATAGTTTTGCTATCAAAAATGATCATGGTTCAATGGTAGAGAGATCAGGAGTGAAATCAAAAGCAAATAAATGGATTGAAAATAATTATAAGGACATGTCTGATACAATTCATGTGTATAAAAAGCAAATTAATAGTAAATTCGCGCATTCTAGTATCTTAAGTGCATTTGGAAATTTTGAATTGAGTGAAGAACACTATCAAGGAGTTTCTTGGATATTTGATAGAACTGAAGATAGAGACATTCATTTTCAACTACTAAGTTTGGTTAACTTAGTTCTTATACAGGTAGAAATGTTTTATAGAGTAATTAAAGACTATCCCATAGTGGAAATTGTTGATGACTTTACTTCCCGTTATGAAAAGATAAATGGTACTGTGACTTTATTAAATGACTTTTATAAATTGATTGCTGAAGAACTTGCTAAAGGGGAAGTAGTTGAAATACCTATCTTACGTAAACTAAATGAAGAAATATGAGAACATCCGATAACATAATATTCAAGTAGCGGCTCCGTTGGAGCCTAAGTCTGCTGGAAGAATTTCGAGGAGGAATTTCAGCAGACACATCCGACTTAGTCGGACGTAATGAATATAGGAACGTTATGTGAAAAATTCTTATAAACAAGGAGGAAGAAATGAAAAGAGAAATCATAGATCAATATGAAAAATTAGCAGCCCCACCAAAAGATGCTGATGGAAATTGGTATAGACAAAGAGGAAGAGAACTAGAAGTTCTTGTTCAGAAACTTCTAGATTTAGAAAAGCTTGAACCTAGAATGCGATATAGACCTGAAGGAGAAGAAATCGATGGTTCCTTTCTGTTAGGGGATAAGGTATATTTGCTTGAACTAAAGTGGCATAGTGTAGAACTTCCTGCATCATCTATATATCAATTTAAGGGGAAAGTAGATGGGAAGCTTTTAGGAACTATAGGTATTTTCATTTCATTATCAGGATATAGCAAGGATGCTGTTGACGCACTGAGTCTAGGGAAAACTTTAAATGTTATTTTATTTGATAAAGAGGACTTTGAAGTTTGTGTAAAAGAAGAGTATGGATTTAGAAAGGTACTAACTACTAAATTGAGACAGGCTGCTGAGGAAGGTATAGTTTTCTTCCCGTATAACTCAGTAAGTATACAAAATGATTTAAAGGAAACGATAGAGCCTACTCTACCTCAAGTATTAAGTTATCAATCTATTTCCGGAAGTATTGTGAGTGAAAATCAGATAAATAAGATTAATACCGACATAATATTAATATGCGAAGGCAATAGGGATAGAGAGATATTGTTAGGACTTATGAAAAAAATTATAAAAGATAAACCTATTAAACGAGTAACTATAGTTGTCGCCATGGGAAAATATGTAATGCCTAAAGTTATTAATTCAGTAAGGTCACAGGTAGATTCTGATGCAGATATCTTAGTTATTGTTGATTCAGATGGTGAAATAGATAAAACTATGAATTTCTTTATAGAAAAGGCACATTTAAAACCTAACAACATTATTATTACAGATCCTTATATTGAGACTTGGATATTTAATGAATTACCAGATAGAATATCAGACTATATGCAGCGAAATGCTCAGCGATCCAATCAAACTGTTGAACAATATATCAAAGGTATTGTTGATTCCATTAAAATTGATGACTTAATCAAAAAAGATAATAGTTTTGAGAAATTCTATAATTCCATTGTGATCAAAAAATAGTGCAATGTAGTTCAATGAAGAAAGAATACTTCACATAACATGATATTCACGTTGCGGATATTCGTCCTTGGTCCGGCATACGCCGGACACCAGCATATGCTGGGTCGTGAATACAGGAACGTTAGGCGAAATTCAAATAAGGGAATGAATATTAAATGAAATTAGATAGACTGAAAAATCTTTATATAGGAATGAAGAACAGTAAGATAGAACGGTACAAGATTCAATTTACATTCAATAATGTATCATTTGATGTATTTTTCTTTATTGATGAGAATCCTTATCTTCTGGTATTTGGAGTAAAGGCGGTGAATTTTTATTTCGAAGTTAAAGTAAAACCTGGATTTAGTATAGATACATTTCTTCCTAAAGATATACATACAAGGTTAATGGCGATGCTAAATCTTAAGTACGATCCGAATAGCTCGTTTAAACTGAATTATTTTTTTGAGGAATTCAACAAAAAAATCCCTCAAAAGGTAGTGCTGAGTAACCAACCAAAGTCGAATGAAGTTGGTTGCTTTCGAAAAAACGTAGAAGAGAATGATAAAGTGTATTTTCTTGGTTGGAGAGATAATCAGACTAGAAACGAAAATGTAAGTTTTAAAAACCTAATGAAAACAAAAGCGCTCCTTGGTAATACAGCTTATGAAAGAAGTAGACAGAAGAATTTTAGTAGTAGATGGACGGAAGATATTGAATTGGCCCAAGAATTCTACCTTCCAGATTAATTAGAAAGATTCGAACTTCACCTAACATAATATTCACGCTGCGAGCATTCGCTCTTGGTCCGGCATTCGCCGAACACCCGACATGCGTCGGGTCGTGAATACGGGAACGTTATCCGAAATACTCGATAAATCTAAAATAGACAAGATAAAGCATAAAGGAGGTTTTTTAATGAAAGAAGTAATTATAAGGCATGGTGGAGATTATTTGCCAATTGACGATATTGACTTTTCAATAATAGCAAATGATCTTAGGTCTCTCCCATTCTATAGAGATGATTTATTTCTTGGAATGCAGGCAATGAATATTGGTATTATTGACCCTAACATTACTCAATTCGAGTCTGACTTATTAAAAACGTATTTTGAGAAAGAGAGAACACCATCTTATGAAGCAATGACTGTAGGAGCATTCTCTCAAATGTGGATTTTCGCATTATATGAAGTTCTACGTATGTGGCGGGAACGAAAGTATGATTTTTCTAAACTATTCAAAAACGGTGGGATAGATTTAAAACTAAAATCACTTGCTGATAATGAAGATGAAATGAATATAACATCACATGCTCGAAGGAGACAATTGGAGAAATATCGAGATGAACTGTCTTTTAGGGATGAAGTTGAACATTGCTGGATTCAATTAGAACCAGTATATCGGTTGGTTGAATTATATAGAATGAATATGGCAAAACACGCGGCACCGGGCAAGAGCAATGCTATTCCAATGGCCCCCGGCTATGGGCGAATTAATATGCTTTGTGGCGCATTAGATTATGAGTTGCTTTTAGATAGAGATAGTTATGAATTGCTCAATAGAAGAGATGTTGCAGATAATTTGAGAGAAGCTCTGTTAGTTATTAGAGCTAATAATAAATAAAGTTCTGTAGATTAATCGAGAAGTTGAATACTTCGGATAACAAAATATTCACGCTGCGGGCCGTTTGGCCCTAGATCATCCAGAAGTTAATACAAAGAAGGATAGAATAGGAAATGATGAAAAAAAATCTTGGTGTGAACATTAATGGGGAAACGAGTAAGAAGATATGTTTACAAGATTCGACATAAAACTAATTAAATGTTTTTATAAGCCATTCAATGAGGACAAAAAAATCACATAACATAATATTTGGGCTGAGGACATTCGTCCTGGGTCCGGCGTTCGCCTTATAAGCGACAGACGTTGGGTCGTGAATATTTATGTTAGGCGAAATTACATACGTGAGAACACTGAATTATGTCTAGTCTGTTTAAGTGTTATTTATAAACGTCAATTAAATTATTATGGAGGTTACAATATGACAAATAATAATAGTATGCTGAGTTACATTTTAAAATATAAGGAAATTTATTTTCTTGTACCAGCAATAATATATGTTATTGGTTTTCTTTGTCTTCAAGGTAGTTTCAGTGCAATAAATGGAGATACATTAATGTCGGATCTAGCATTCCCTTTGTATCCTTTTAATTTTGAAGTATATCTTTATAAAGGTTTATTTATTTCACTTGGATTGTTACTGCCATTTATTTGTTTAGCATTCCCAGTAGTACGTTTTTTCATTAACAAATTTAATTCCCCATTTAAAAAAGGATTTTACATTGTGTTAGCTTCTTTCTGGTTTCACGGAATTACACTATTTTTTTATCAAATGACTAAAAACTACTTAAGTGATCATTTAAACGAACTACATTTATTGATTTACTTTTTTATTTACTTCTCATTATTCATCTATATTTTTCTTTGTGCTAAATCATATAGAAGAGGCCAGCGAAGACTAATCCTGTTTACCTCTTCTATTTTTCTAATAATTTCTTTATGTACACATGTTTACTGGCTTGGTCAATTAACACAAGCTAACAAGATAGCCAGCTTCATAGATGGAAAAAAAGTAAGAACAATGCATATAGAAACTGAAAAAGGAACCTACGATATGTTGATCTATGATATTAATAAAGAACTAGCCACTGGTATTGATAGAAACAAAAATATTGTTACTATACCAATGGATAAGATTAATTCAATGGAGATTAAGAATTAACAATGTGTATCTAATTAAACTTATAAATACATTGGGAATACCATTGACAAGAGTGGTTGAAAATGAAGAAAATTATGGAGCAGAATAAAAGCAAATCATTATTACCTTCTCTAAGGTTTGTCTATTGCAAGGCCAAGTTTTAAAATAATTGTTTTGATTATTATTTTGTACGGTTCACCATCTACCCAGAAGAAGGAAATTGTTGCTTGGTGGGAGTAATGAAAAAATTAAATGATGTTCTTTACTCCCCAACTTCCCCAAGCAAATACCCCACAGAAACTTCCAAAGCCCTCGCAATCATCACCACTTCATAATCTTGAACGAGACGATATTGACCCTCCAAACGAGAAAGACTGGTCTGACTGATATCCAAGCCCAATGTTTGCAATCTGGCGAGGAATTCTCGTTGTTTGATTCCTTTACTTTTTCGGATAGCTACCACTCTGGAGCCAATAATATTTTTGTCGCCAGGTGGTTCTCGTCTATGCTTCATTATGTTCCCCCCTCATTTCATCCAAATTGTATGAGAAATAATGGTTGTTTTAATGCGGAAATCGCATTAAAATGAAATAAACCGATAATCGCATTAAAAATGACTGCTCCGTCTAGCATTAACAAGACATGGCGCAGTTTAGACCCATCAGAGAGGTGGATGTATGAGCCGGTTGCTTGACTTATTGGAAGAGGAACGGCGCAAACTTAATCAGCTAGGTGAGGCATCCTTGAAGCAAGCGATTCCGTTGTGGGACAATCCCGAGGTTCAGGAACAGAGCCAAAGGGTGGATGAACTGGTGGCACGAGTTAGTGAAATGAGGGCGAAGCATAGCCGAGTTGCACGATGATGAGTACGGTACATAATGCTTAGGGGAGGAGAAGCAATGGATTTTCCACGCTGGATGCAACGAGCGATTCAAGTAAGACTGAATGAGGTGACTGCCCAGATCGAACATGATCCTGAACTGAGTCGAGTACGTGGGGGAACAGACGAAGCGTTTGAAGTTTTGTTTGCAGGTAAGGATGTCGAGCAGACACCTGAATATATCGAGTGGGAGAATCGTTATATTGTCAGCAAAGGCATAGAAAATGAGCGGTTGTATATGCAGGGACTACGAGATGGCATTCAGCTCACAGTATCCTTGCTGGGTCAGTCGATGCCAGAGGAGACCGATACAGAGGCTTGATCCTCCACTAAGGCGAACCCATAAGTCAGGGGAAGCTACCTCGACCTTAACTTATAAACCGGAGCCGAAGCGTGAATCTATCGCTTCGGCTCCGGTTTTGATACTCTATTTTTCCAAATTCTAAATTAAGGAAAGGAGGGCGTTAATGATGTGTTAAGCTTAAAGAAACAAGAGTAGAAGCGAGGTATGGTTATTATGAAAAAAAGATCTAAATACTTAATCTTGCTTTTTATGTTTATTGCGATTGTGTTTGTTCTACTTTTTTTGAATACCAATATAAATGAAGCCAATGAGCCAGTGGTTAATGGCAATATCATTCACGTCAAAAACTTTGATCTGGATGCTAAATCAACGAATTTAAAGACTATGACAGAAGGGTCGATATTCGTTGAGGGTGAGAAGGAGCATATTGATCATATCAAGATAGTAGCACATGTAGAGATTGACCCCACTGACTGGGGTGGTGTTGCATTTTATATCCCTGATCAATGGAGTGTCTCAAGTATCACCAGCAGTTATCCTGAACATCAATCGAAGTTAAAGCCTGCTGAGTATGTATCCACCTGGATGAATTCTTCTAATGACTCTTCATGGCGAACGATGATTGAGATTGGGAGAGAACGAAATTACATAGCAAATGGCGGAGGCACTGGAACGATTGTGATCGAGTTAAGTCCAGATCAAAAGGGTATGTCCCCCTCTGAGTCATTAAAAATTGGTATTGAGGTCGGATCAGAAGAGAAAAATGGAAACCGAATTATGGGTACGGATTCTGTTAAAGTTCCTGTATTTTGAAGTATTTAATCGTGATTGTTTTATTTGGGAAATGAAAACTGTACAGACCTATGATAAGTCAAATATAAAAGAGAAATATGGAAATTAAACTTTGGAGGTGCTGACATGAAAAAGTGGATAATGGCAGGAGTTATAGCTGTGATGGGGGTTAGCATTTTTTTTGGATATAAGCATTTAAATGCACAAGAAATACGTCCAGATGCAGATTACCACAATTACGCTCTTTCTGAGATAGAATCATTAGCTACTGTAATTGTGGAGGCTGATTGGGAAGAGGAAACGAATTCAATCGTTGAATTAGATCAAAAGGATAAGTATCCATTGGACACACGTACATTTTCAAATATAAAAGTGAAGAAAGTATACAAGGGTGCAGTGAAGGAGGGGGAGGAACTAAACGTAGTTGAATACTATGCCAAGTGGAGAGATGTGGCAGGTGCATATGTAAAATATCCAAATGAATTGTATCAACCTTTAACGTCGGGTAAAAACTATCTATTGTTTTTATATCAAAGTCCAGAGGAACCTTCAGGTTCATATGAGATCATCGGCAACCATCAGGGTAAATATGTTTACCCGGAAAGTCAAAGTAATATGAGT
This Paenibacillus xylanexedens DNA region includes the following protein-coding sequences:
- a CDS encoding helix-turn-helix domain-containing protein; amino-acid sequence: MKHRREPPGDKNIIGSRVVAIRKSKGIKQREFLARLQTLGLDISQTSLSRLEGQYRLVQDYEVVMIARALEVSVGYLLGEVGE
- a CDS encoding DUF6037 family protein, with protein sequence MKLDRLKNLYIGMKNSKIERYKIQFTFNNVSFDVFFFIDENPYLLVFGVKAVNFYFEVKVKPGFSIDTFLPKDIHTRLMAMLNLKYDPNSSFKLNYFFEEFNKKIPQKVVLSNQPKSNEVGCFRKNVEENDKVYFLGWRDNQTRNENVSFKNLMKTKALLGNTAYERSRQKNFSSRWTEDIELAQEFYLPD